CGACAACCTCTCCTTACTCTGAAAACTTTGGATGGCACCCAACAAGTTGTCTTTTTAGAATCTTGAGAGAGTtttctttgtaattataaaaatcTTTCTTCTGTTTCAcagatttgattttgttttttcttctctgtAGGAAATGTATCTGTCTTTCATCCCAGTGCTGATCAAATATGGTAAGTTGCATTTCACCTCTTACTGTGTAGCTATTTCCAAATTGTGACTGGATTGTTTCTGACAATCGCAAAAACCATGCCTTTGAGTTAATAAATATCTGAACTGGTGTGGAAAAGAAGATGAGGATTAACTGTAAAATTTATAGTGAACTTGCGTGTACTACCATGTGTAAGAGTTTTGGCTCTTAAAAGAGCGATGCTTCAAACAGTACACTCTGATTGTCTTTGAGAGAAGAAAAAAGGCGAGCAGAGCATTTGAAGCATCAAGACCACACCGgcccttttcagagccaacactcctccaaaACAGACTTGACACATAGTTGTAGGCGCAAGTTTACTCTCTATAGTTAATTCTTATGTTAAGAGTAGATTGGTTAACCATTGACCACCGAGAATGCCCGGCAATGACAGCCCATTTTCAATTCTGTAATAAGCAGGAAGTACCACTAGCAAAATATTAAaggagtttttgttttgctctggCAGGAGGAAATGTTGGCGTCAACAAATGTCTGATGAAGGTGGCTAAGTGCCAAGACATCGGTCCAGCACGTCTTCCAAACCCTAACCTTAGCAGTGAGACACTCCTCCTTATGGAACAGGATCTTAAGAAGATTGGATTCCTTAAATGGATCAAACAGTAATGGGATCGGGAAAGAttttcttagagctgctaagGTAATATTTTGCTACTGTATCTGCcaagcaggaaaccagttgtTATCTCCATCATGTGTCAACCGGGCGCTAGCGACTGGTTTTAATCCCTTGAGAAAATAGATGTACATGTTAAACGAAAAAGAAATATTACATGGccagttttcagaaaaaaagagGACTCTTGAGGATGTTATTGTGACATAAACAGAGTAAACAATTAATATGTCCATATCACTTTCTAAACAGATGCATGAAAGGGTTAAAGGCTTGTTCACACAGGCCCCAATAATGAGAATGAAAACgagaacaacaaaaatgtacgcccttgattggttgaattgcttcacgcagaatacgcccatgctaattcaaccaatcaagggcgtgcatttttatcattcTCGTTTTCGTCCTTggtatcggggcctgtgtggcCGGGCCTTAAGACAGTGAGGTTATTGGGCTGGGAAGTAGGTTGTTTTAAGCAATGTTACTCAGTGCTTAGCAATTTGTAATGGTTAACTAGCTTTTATAAAAGTGTCCCCTGGTTTCAGGTTTGAGTAGGGTGGTGATCCACACATGCCTTGCTGCTTTCTTGTCAAGTCACGCCCTGATCCGGGCATGCTGTGTCTTGAATGATCAAGTGACGACTTCTTTTTAAGCTTTTTTCAGCTGAGGCAGTGGAAATTTCAAAAGAAAGTATTGGTGTCTTTCCTTTGTTTTAGATCTTTTTTAGTAGTTTGCCTCGAAAGTGGATTTCACAACATGCCGAGATTGATCTTAAGATATGTATCAATcttaagtaaagtgtgatgtcacaagaatcactatggtgatattgCCGACTCCtcttagtgttttgtgaaaCGAAACTCTCTGTATCTTGATCAACTCATTCACAAAAAACAGGTgaactgtttaaaaaatatcaaatgtaCTAATATTTTTAACTAAATTTTTATATGGTAGGgttaaaaagtaaaatcttTTAGATATAATATCAAAAATTTGTCAGATTGGGCACACATCTATCTTTAAAAGTATGTATATTTTATGTATTGGGCAATCTGCCAATAACCTTTATATTTGTACTGTATTATGAATCAATCTTGCTCTATAACATGTGCCCTTTGTGTGTATTTGATCACAATAATTGTGTCTGTATTTTTAAGCTGTTAAAGTACTTCAATTATTGGCAAAATATTGAGAGAGAAAATAATGACatggggtaagtccagtatttttattaattttaggTAAAATATTGAGAGAGTGAAAACTCGACATGGGGCAAAATATTGAgaagaaaaaacgacaaggggtaggccagcatttttatcaattttaggccaaatattgaaaaaaatcacaaggtaaGTCCAGccgtttttatcaaaaataggccaaaaattgaaaaaaacacagtgGGTAAGTAAagttaagtccagcatttttatcaatttaattAAGGCCAATGTCCGCTTTGTCCTTCTTTGTTTACGAtttgaactttaattttgtatttaaacaaaaaagtaatgtTAAGTAAAAGAGGCTGACCTACAAGGAATTGTCCAAAGTTCATATTGTTTATATTGACAGTAATACTGTCAAAGAGTCTGACCTTTTCTTGCTGGATGGAGGGGTCATGGGTCAAGTCAAGATGATAATATTTCCactttttgaataaaaaaagaaagcatttttAGCTTTGATTGAGGGTCAAAATTACTGAGAAATCTAAAAAGCACTCAGGTGATTTTTGTGGTGGGGGAGTTACTTCTTAAAGTTTTTGCTTGCCAGTACTTCTTTTAACATAAAAGTTTAAGAACAGTTAGTCATCAAAACAATCTTGTtaacatatttttgtattttgacactaatttaatttataaaatgGTGGTATTAAAGTTCTATGAACACGGTCTTTATTTGAAATTATATTCTGCAATGACATAATCTTATCATAAACTTCAACCataatttaaaatgacaatatTTTAGTAACTTGTATTGCTTTTTTAAGACATACTGCCGTTCAATACCCAAGGCACTCTGGCCACTCTAGTTATACACATTCAGATCCATGGAATCTCCATATCTCGCTCAATACaatcaatttacaaaaaaaaacactgcaaagTAATAACTTCAGGTTATCATCAAATAACTAGAATTTAAGACGTGACACTCCAAGTTCTCACACTTATTTTGAAAGCATAATAACAATTTACAGCATacagacttgatttcaagtctgaacAAATCAAGACAACTCTGAGTAATAAGAACCTACAAAACTGGTTAGTAATATTACCCCAAGTCCCCAACGTAAATATTTCAATTTCCTCAAACGAACGCAAATAGTGAaagcaatatttcaaaatgagGTATTTTTAATCTTGTCTTAAAGGCGCCAACCTGTTCCTCAATATCTgtctctaggtggcagcagatttaacAGGTGTGTTTACTGTATTGACCTGATTTTttagggctcaatttcattaagctgtttagcagaaaatactgcttaggaaatgtctttgctaagcaaacaaatgagGGGCACCATTTAAAACATCAAATTTTATTGAACTTTGACTGTTCACCTGTTTCTATTGAGcaattttttgttgtgcttaaaggtTTGATTTAGAAACATTAGCTGTTTCAAACTGCTACCAATCAAAAGAACTTTTGGTGTAGTAAATGCAAAGAAATGTTAATGGTCCGACAGTGCGACCCTAGCAGAAATCAAAACTTTTCCAGACTTGTACAAAATAAGGGATCCAAATTACACAAGGCACAGTTAAAGTTcgtttttacttttctttttccTACCGTTCAGATCCGCTGGATGAGGCTTGACCTCTCTGACCTTTTGACCTTCTTGAATAATGACATCAGGCTCCCCAGCTTGTTGTTTTTTATCTGTACCTTTTTTCTTGCCCTTGGGTGGTTTCTGAGTGTTTGACGCGACGGACATAGCGCAACGGAAGCCGAGGTTGTCTGATCCTGCATCAGGGGTGTTTCCagttctgaaagaaaaaaatcaaaatgagttaagatttgtttaaagcaAGACCTCAAAAAAAGGTACAGTCAAAACAATTAAGGGCAGGCAAATTATTTTTCAGAACAGTTGGCTGTGCAAAGTCAAACACCATGCAAGATGGATGAGCATGGAGACGGGAGAAACAAGACCAAGTCCTTTAATATCCAGGTTCAAGGCCCTGCAGTAAAGGCCTTTGCCTTCGGATTGATCAGTTACTTCAAGGACACAACCTTGCCAGTTTAAGACGGTCGTTTAAGGCCTCGTTGCCGCTCTTTTATCCCCTTAATGATTGATAGATAAGATGTTAAGCTGTCCTCTTACCTTGTCGTAACTCTGACTTTATGATTGAAGGAACCATCTTTAGAGTCGATATAAGATCCTCCTCTTAAGGTGTATTTGGTTCCTTCTGTCTCCTCCGTATCTTCGCTACTGCCATCAAACCTGGAGGATGTCCATTCCCAAACGTTGCCAACCATGTCAAAAAGATCtgttataaaaatatttgtatttattaattcatttatttatgaaaaGTGCGAAACTCTGTTCCAACAAAAAGGGACTTATGGCGTCATcgcaaaatatattttgtttatttaaaaaagaaaacaagggaaactgacaggctatttttttaatataatgatAGGATGAACCAAAATTTACTGGAGTAAGTCTTGAACCTGGGATCTTGAGCTTAAACTGCTGGTGCTCTCTCAACATTCTACCCCTTATGTTGGCGCTCTCCCAATTTagcaatatctttgtttggggtgccagtcagaagccattcaagcAGTAACTTGCGTGTCTATGCAGATCTCTCCCTTAAGTTCAGAACTTGTAGACTCACCAAACTCGTTTTGAGATGGGAAGGCATCCACGGGTGACACGCCCTTGTAACCGTCTTTCTCGGAGTTCTTCTCTGGGAATTTTCCCTGCCAGATGTTCATTCGATTGACGTCAAACTTGTTACCCCATGGATACTTTCTTTCTGtagacaatgaaataaaaataaaaaatgtgtttattaaTGAAAGGTTAAAGGTGAAGATATATAAATAGAACTTGGAGAATACCAAGAGTGTACATGAgcacaatttcatgaagctgttgagcaggaaatattgcttgaaCATTTCTTTGGTAAACTAAAATTGAGTAACCTCAATCTTATTTTCACTAAAAACCTGCTTCtgtaaagcaatacttttctgtgctaagcagaatttttgaGCTTACAGGCTTCAAGAAATTAGGCCCTGTACATTTCTAGTTAAGGTCACTACTGACAGTAACCTCTGCCTGGACAGCACGATAGCTTAGACACTACTCTAGCGTGAGGCCATCCCCAACACCCCCTCCACCCCTACCAACACCACCCCTAAGCTACCAGCTTACTTGCTAAACCTCCTCTAGCAGCGTACTCCCATTCTATCTCAGTAGGTAGTCTCCATCCATGCCACTGGCAGTAAGCTCTGCCTGGACAGCACGATAGTTTAGACACTACTCTAGCGTGAGGCCATCCCCCCACCCCTACCAACACCACCCCTAAGCTACCAGCTTACTTGCTAAACCTCCTCTAGCAGCGTACTCCCATTCTATCTCACTTGGTAGTCTCCATCCATGCCACTGGCAGTAAGCTCTGGCATCTCTGTGGCTGATATGAACTGCTGGATTATTCAGACGATGTCCGACCGATGAACCTTTCCCTTCTggctgaagaaaacaaaaaagttatagAAGAAAATCATTAATAACATGAAACAGTGGTATAATAGTAGAGTAAAGCACTTTAAGAGAAATTGGTTTAAAGGTGACTGACAACTGTTATAAATATTAAAGAGCTAAACCTCTGTGGGTGattgtgatagcgccctcttttgactcaaCTTCCTTCAGCCTTTGTTATTTTACCGTATGGGgggtcacacacacacacaccggggaaaaaaacctttgtaATCGCATTGGGTGCTACACCTCCAATAAACCACGAAGGGATAACTTGAAATAAAAAGGGGGAATTGAGGGTAGATACAGGCTTCTGTCTGGCACCCCGATCAAAGATATGACTTAACAGGGAGACTGCCAAGATCTGAGCTAGAGCACCAGCACGTTCATCCAGAGGTTGCAAATTTAAGTCTTGCTGcagtaaattttatttttaatcaacACCAAAAACAAGGTTGTTGCCACAAACTGAGTACAAGAGACTTAGACAATATCATGCAATGTAAACTCAATCTTACCATTCTCCAGTAGGCTCGATCAACTGGTACCCACCACGGTGCACCCTGGATAAATAAAAGTCAAAGTAACAACCATCGTCAATTACATCATCCAGTAATTAAAGTTCTTTGTTAAGTCATGTCATAACTACAGCTGTTTCCAACAtgtgtgcttaagcaaacaatgaGCAGCAGATGCACCGAACAATTAAATAATTCCAAATGTTTGATCAATGTTCTACTAAGGCACAGATTAATTCTAAACGTACTGCCACGTATACCAGGGCTCGCTGAAATATCGCTTGCCTAATGCCCATTTCAGCTCTTGGTCAGTAACCCAAACAACCAAACCAGTTCTGCTTTGTTGTATTTCAATGTGGATGGGAAATGTAAAACTCAATTCTGCAAGGTAATCATTTTCTAGAGTTCTCATATTGGAGACAATTtgtatctttgagagggcaaggccattttcattttgcaaagggcatttcaATTATCAGTGAATCATAAAGTCTATAGGAAAATTGCTGGCAACAAAGCCAAGATGAGGGCAATGTAGCCAATGGCCATAGCCGAGgccaa
This region of Asterias rubens chromosome 18, eAstRub1.3, whole genome shotgun sequence genomic DNA includes:
- the LOC117302173 gene encoding inactive C-alpha-formylglycine-generating enzyme 2-like yields the protein MFSNVRISHCLVLLLSWVIFSAESARKDDVPSDPEVDKYEEMVLIEGKEFVMGTDAEDGKEGEGPTRLEKVKNFKINRYPVTIASFRKFVKAKKYKTDAENFGWSFVLEMFVPKEVSDKAKDRIQGAPWWVPVDRAYWRMPEGKGSSVGHRLNNPAVHISHRDARAYCQWHGWRLPSEIEWEYAARGGLAKRKYPWGNKFDVNRMNIWQGKFPEKNSEKDGYKGVSPVDAFPSQNEFDLFDMVGNVWEWTSSRFDGSSEDTEETEGTKYTLRGGSYIDSKDGSFNHKVRVTTRTGNTPDAGSDNLGFRCAMSVASNTQKPPKGKKKGTDKKQQAGEPDVIIQEGQKVREVKPHPADLNGRKKKSKNEL